The genomic stretch ATCTGGAAGTGGAATATTTGTTCCTCCTAATACAACTGCAATTGTCGCTCCTCCAGTATTAGCTGCAAAAGCTGAAGTTGCTGTTGTGTTTGTACCAGCTTCACCAGTTGGACCTGTTGGACCTTGGATTCCTTGCAGACCTTGCTCTCCCGTTGGACCTACCGGACCTTGGATTCCTTGCAGACCTTGCTCTCCCGTTGGACCTACCGGGCCTTGGATTCCTTGCAGACCTTGCTCTCCCGTTGGACCTATTGGACCTTGGATTCCTTGCAAACCTTGCTCTCCCGTTGGACCTATTGGACCTTGGATTCCTTGCAGACCTTGCTCTCCCGTTGGACCTATTGGACCTTGGATTCCTTGCAAACCCTGTTCTCCTGTTGGACCTACCGGACCTTGGATTCCTTGCAGACCTTGCTCTCCCGTTGGACCTTGAACTCCCTGTAAGCCTTGTACTCCTGTTGCTCCTGTTACTCCCGTCGGACCTTGTACTCCTGTTGCTCCTGTTGCTCCCGTCGGACCTTGTGCCCCCACTGATGCAATTAAAGAATAATCAGCAGAGCTTCCAGGAAGACCTTGTGGACTTGGATTATTTGTAATGTACGTACTTCCATTAAACGTAACAATTTGTCCTGCAGGATACTGACTTGCTTGCCCTGCGTTATAAGGCACACTGCCTTGTAATCCAATTCCGGTTATGCCTCTTAAACCTTGAGGTCCTTGTGCACCTTGTGGACCTCTTAATCCCTGAGGACCTAATGGACCCTGCGCACCTTGTGGACCTGATAACCCCGCTGGTCCTGGAACTCCTTGAATACCTTGTGGGCCTGGAATCCCTTGAATACCTTGAAATCCTTGCGGTCCTTGTGGACCAGTAGCACCTGTTGGTCCAGTGGGTCCTGGTGGCCCTGGAGGACCTTGCGGGCCTGGTGGCCCAACAATATTTGAAATATTAACATTTTCTGGATTCGTAGAATTATTCTCGTTCATTCGTAGACTCCTTCTGCTTTATTTTTTGTTCTACACTGACTAATAGGTTGCTTGTCCAGATACGTACTACTTCTATGGAACTATTTATAAAAGATATGTTTTAGCACATTTTCAGCTTTGTTACATTATATGTAAACACTTAAACACTGACACTAATTTGCATTTATTGTTATCAATCTACTTTTTAACAATAACCAAAATAATAAGGCTACATAAACTAAACTTAGAAAGTGAGGGAGAAACAATGAGTGCTTCTATAAGTTTATGTATGATTGTAAGAGACGAAGAGGAAACGTTAGAACGCTGTTTGCTAAGTGTCCATCATTTAGTTGATGAAATTATTATTGTTGATACCGGCTCTGTTGATAATACAGTCAAAATTGCTGAAAAGTACACATCTAATATTTTTTTCCTAGAATGGAAAGATAACTTTTCATTCGCTCGCAATTTTTCGTTTTCAAATGCAACAAAAGACTATATCTTATGGCTGGACGCGGATGATTACCTAACAAAAAGGGATCAAACTGAGTTTAAACAACTAAAAGGCCAGCTCGATGATTCCATAGATAGTGTTACGATGAATTATCACTTATCATTTGACGAAAACAATCAGCCAGCATATAGCTTAAAGCGTAACAGGCTAGTTAAACGCACTCGCCATTTCAAATGGATCGGTGCCGTTCATGAGTACTTAGAAGTATACGGAAAGATAATTGATAGTGATGTAGCAATTACACACGGAAAAGAAAAGAATACATCCAATCGAAATCTTCTAATCTATTTAAACAAACGAAAAAACGAAGAGGTATTTTCTACACGAGATCTTTTTTATTTTGCTAACGAACTAAAAGATCATCATCGATATAGTGAAGCACTAACTTATTATAAAAAATTTCTAAATAAACAAGATGGTTGGATTGAAGATAAAATCCAAGCATGCTTAAATAAAAGCTTTTGTTTTGAGAAAATGGGAGAAAAGGAAGAAGCAATACGTTCTTGTCTTGAGACTTTTACTTACAACACCCCCAGAGCTGAGGCTTGCTGTGCCATTGGAAGGCTATTCATGGAAAAACTTAATTGGGAAAATGCTATTTTCTGGTTTGAAGTGGCATTGCAACAACCTAAACCGAGCTCTATGGCGATTCTTCATGAACCATCATGGACATGGATTCCCCACCTGCAGTTGACAGTTTGTTATGAAAAGATAAACGCTGTGGAAAAAGCTTACGCTCATCACTTAAAATGTATGGAGCTGATCCCACAGCACGCTAGTACTTTACACAATGAATCTTATTTTCAACAACGAAAACCTTTGGTTTAGCTTGAGTTTAGAATAGAAAGCTAAGCGTTTTAATAAATTTATAGATATATTTGCGGTCGTTTTTGGAAACATTATGCATATACAAAGAAAAGGTGGCGATAGTGTTGGATATTCCAAAAAAAGCAGAGCCAATGTGGAGAGAGGAAGTTAACCTCCCAAAAGGCAACAAATTACAAGAAAATCGCAAGGTAGATGTGGTAGTAGTTGGTGGTGGGATTACGGGAATCACGACGGCCTATTTGTTGCAAAGCGAAGGGTTAAACGTGGCTCTTCTAGAAGCTAATGAAATTTTAAACGGAACAACTGGTCATACAACAGCAAAAATCACTGCTCAACATGACGTCATTTATGATGAACTGATTGGACATATTGGTGTGGAGCAAACAAAGCTTTATTATGAAGCAAATAATAGTGCTCTACAATTTATGAAAGGTTTAATTGAAAAAGAAAACATTGATTGTCAGTTTTCAACTCAAGACGCATACTTATACGGTGCTACATTAGAATTTGACCATCGAATACATAAAGAATTTCGTGCGTATGAAAAGCTTAACATTCCGTGTGACTTTAAAACATCACTTCCGTTTCAGTTTGATATTCGCGCCGCAACGATTATGAAAAATCAAGCTCAGTTTCACCCGCTTCAATATTTAGTTTACCTTGCTAAACAGTTTGTAGAAAAAGGCGGAGTGATTTTTGAAAACACGGTGGCAAATGATATCGAAGAAGGTACGTCCCCTACTGTCATTACGAGGGATGGTCATCGAATTTCATGTAAGCACGTTGCAATTTGTACACATTTTCCTTTTTATGATGGAGCAGGCTTGTTCTTCACTCGTATGTATGCCAAGCGATCTTACGTATTAGCAGCAAAAACTGAGCAGAAATTTCCTGGCGGCATGTATTTAGGAGCAGATCAGCCAACACACTCATTGCGTTCAGCTACTTTAAACGGCGAAGAAGTTGTTTTAATTGG from Bacillus sp. 1780r2a1 encodes the following:
- a CDS encoding glycosyltransferase family 2 protein, with amino-acid sequence MSASISLCMIVRDEEETLERCLLSVHHLVDEIIIVDTGSVDNTVKIAEKYTSNIFFLEWKDNFSFARNFSFSNATKDYILWLDADDYLTKRDQTEFKQLKGQLDDSIDSVTMNYHLSFDENNQPAYSLKRNRLVKRTRHFKWIGAVHEYLEVYGKIIDSDVAITHGKEKNTSNRNLLIYLNKRKNEEVFSTRDLFYFANELKDHHRYSEALTYYKKFLNKQDGWIEDKIQACLNKSFCFEKMGEKEEAIRSCLETFTYNTPRAEACCAIGRLFMEKLNWENAIFWFEVALQQPKPSSMAILHEPSWTWIPHLQLTVCYEKINAVEKAYAHHLKCMELIPQHASTLHNESYFQQRKPLV
- a CDS encoding FAD-dependent oxidoreductase; translated protein: MWREEVNLPKGNKLQENRKVDVVVVGGGITGITTAYLLQSEGLNVALLEANEILNGTTGHTTAKITAQHDVIYDELIGHIGVEQTKLYYEANNSALQFMKGLIEKENIDCQFSTQDAYLYGATLEFDHRIHKEFRAYEKLNIPCDFKTSLPFQFDIRAATIMKNQAQFHPLQYLVYLAKQFVEKGGVIFENTVANDIEEGTSPTVITRDGHRISCKHVAICTHFPFYDGAGLFFTRMYAKRSYVLAAKTEQKFPGGMYLGADQPTHSLRSATLNGEEVVLIGGEGHKTGQGINTEYHYQSLQRFAEENFNVLSYPYRWSAQDLITIDKIPYIGKLKEKKENIFIATGFKKWGMTHGTVAAQLITDLIMQRKNPYEEVYKPSRFHADPSIRYFLRQNLDVADHFIRGKLDLPKKSVEQLEKGEGNIIYVNSKRAGAYKDESGKIHCVDTTCTHLGCEVNWNAGDSTWDCPCHGSRFSYDGTVIEGPAKTHLKAINLNDEEESTQ